From Longimicrobiaceae bacterium, the proteins below share one genomic window:
- a CDS encoding sigma-54 dependent transcriptional regulator, whose protein sequence is MRILVVDDERAIRFSLAELLEAEGHEVRQAEHAPAALALLEEEPADLVLSDLSMPAMDGMQLLEEVCARHPGALFVLLTAYGDERTAVRALRLGAYDYVPKPFDNEEIRAIARRAREVLALRAENLRLREELAGEVPGLIGASPALREVARIVRRAAPTDATVLVTGESGTGKEVVARAVHAASRRRAGPFVALNCSALPGELVESELFGAVRGAFTGADRDREGTFEAAHGGTLFLDEVGDLAVPAQAKLLRVLEERVLTRVGSTRPVPVDVRLVAATNRPLEEMVAAGTFRDDLLYRLRVIQLHLPPLRERRDDVPALAAHFLADMAARHGLPVRRPGERARRALLAYDWPGNVRELRNAMERALVLAEGETIEPEDLPPQVAGGSSGPLRPTDAALADLPFAEARERATEAWERAFLEAALERHGGNVSATARALDLHRQSLQKKLRQIGMTRE, encoded by the coding sequence ATGAGGATCCTGGTGGTGGACGACGAGCGGGCGATCCGCTTCTCGCTGGCGGAGCTGCTGGAGGCGGAGGGGCACGAGGTGCGCCAGGCGGAGCACGCTCCCGCCGCCCTGGCGCTGCTGGAGGAGGAGCCGGCGGACCTGGTCCTCTCGGACCTGAGCATGCCGGCCATGGACGGGATGCAGCTCCTGGAGGAGGTGTGCGCCCGGCACCCGGGAGCGCTCTTCGTGCTGCTGACCGCGTACGGAGACGAGCGGACGGCGGTGCGCGCGCTCAGGCTGGGCGCCTACGACTACGTCCCCAAGCCCTTCGACAACGAGGAGATCCGCGCCATCGCCCGGCGCGCGCGCGAGGTCCTGGCGCTCCGCGCGGAGAACCTGCGGCTGCGCGAGGAGCTGGCGGGGGAGGTCCCCGGGCTGATCGGCGCCTCGCCCGCGCTGCGCGAGGTGGCGCGCATCGTCCGGCGCGCCGCGCCCACGGACGCGACCGTGCTGGTGACCGGGGAGAGCGGGACGGGGAAGGAGGTGGTGGCGCGCGCCGTCCACGCTGCGAGCCGCAGGCGCGCGGGCCCCTTCGTGGCCCTGAACTGCTCGGCGCTCCCGGGGGAGCTGGTGGAGAGCGAGCTGTTCGGGGCGGTGCGGGGCGCCTTCACCGGGGCGGACCGCGACCGGGAGGGGACCTTCGAGGCCGCGCACGGGGGGACGCTCTTCCTGGACGAGGTGGGCGACCTGGCCGTCCCGGCGCAGGCCAAGCTGCTCCGCGTGCTGGAGGAGCGCGTGCTGACGCGGGTGGGCTCCACGCGCCCGGTCCCGGTGGACGTGCGGCTGGTGGCCGCCACCAACCGCCCGCTGGAGGAGATGGTCGCCGCCGGCACCTTTCGCGACGACCTGCTCTACCGGCTGCGGGTCATCCAGCTGCACCTCCCCCCGCTGCGCGAGCGGCGCGACGACGTCCCCGCGCTGGCGGCGCACTTCCTGGCGGACATGGCCGCCCGCCACGGCCTCCCGGTGCGCCGGCCGGGGGAGCGCGCCCGCCGCGCCCTGCTCGCCTACGACTGGCCGGGGAACGTGCGCGAGCTGCGCAACGCCATGGAGCGCGCCCTGGTGCTCGCCGAGGGGGAGACGATCGAGCCGGAGGACCTGCCGCCCCAGGTGGCCGGCGGCTCGTCCGGCCCCCTGCGCCCCACCGACGCGGCGCTGGCGGACCTTCCCTTCGCGGAGGCGCGTGAGCGCGCCACGGAGGCCTGGGAGCGGGCCTTCCTGGAGGCCGCGCTGGAGCGCCACGGCGGAAACGTGTCCGCCACCGCCCGCGCGCTCGACCTGCACCGCCAGAGCCTGCAGAAGAAGCTCCGCCAGATCGGGATGACGCGGGAGTAG